One segment of Neoarius graeffei isolate fNeoGra1 chromosome 20, fNeoGra1.pri, whole genome shotgun sequence DNA contains the following:
- the cdr2l gene encoding cerebellar degeneration-related protein 2-like → MLRAGGMEEFVTEEDEPWYDQRDLEQDLHLAAELGKTLLERNKELEDSLQQMYITNEEQVQEIEYLSKQVEMLREMNEQHAKVYEQLDVTARELEITNEKLVLESKASHQKIDRLTSTMEMLQGQVDTLTARVEELRTLEELRVRREKKERRKTVHSFPCLKELCTAPRYEDGFRVSDPGSGDLQERQPADEENEHLRALVASLRAAVSAERGRRENAERECTAVLQEFERLEQRLLGAEGCQQRVHELEAELQELQQLRKSRACLLAAEDGLEQTLLSSAPETDTVEDVAGTTQESSGEPPVRKSCSDTALDVISAVDASGRRKGSYALHANGVRKRGMSILREVDEQYHALLERYEELLGKCRRHEESLCHAEVQTSRPVSRDPSMKECRAAEATTQPGTPPQTPSTPEAMEGISRQVEAVDKRLSQNTPEYKALFKEIFSRLQKTKTDINSTKGRKSGK, encoded by the exons ATCTGCACTTGGCAGCAGAGCTAGGGAAGACCCTTCTGGAACGCAATAAGGAACTGGAGGACTCACTGCAGCAGATGTACATCACCAATGAGGAGCAGGTGCAGGAGATTGAG TACTTGTCCAAGCAAGTGGAGATGCTACGGGAGATGAATGAGCAGCATGCAAAAGTCTATGAGCAGTTAGATGTGACTGCTCGAGAACTTGAGATTACCAATGAGAAGCTAGTGTTGGAAAGCAAGGCTTCACATCAGAAAATAGATAG GTTGACGAGCACCATGGAGATGCTGCAAGGCCAGGTGGACACACTGACTGCCCGGGTGGAGGAACTGCGCACACTTGAAGAGCTCAGGGTTCGCAGGGAGAAGAAAGAGAGACGAAAAACTGTGCACTCCTTCCCTTGCCTCAAGGAGCTCTGCACTGCACCCAG GTATGAGGATGGATTCAGGGTGTCTGACCCAGGTAGTGGTGACCTGCAAGAGCGGCAGCCAGCAGATGAAGAAAATGAGCACCTGCGTGCACTGGTTGCATCTCTCCGTGCAGCTGTATCAGCTGAACGTGGGCGACGGGAGAATGCAGAGCGTGAGTGCACCGCAGTGCTGCAGGAGTTTGAGCGCTTGGAGCAGCGCCTTCTgggtgccgagggctgccaacagCGTGTTCATGAGCTGGAGGCAGAGCTGCAGGAGCTACAGCAGCTACGCAAGTCACGTGCCTGTTTACTGGCTGCTGAGGATGGCCTGGAGCAGACGCTGCTCAGCAGTGCTCCAGAAACAGATACAGTGGAGGATGTTGCAGGTACAACACAAGAGAGCTCTGGTGAACCCCCAGTACGGAAGAGCTGTAGTGACACAGCACTGGATGTCATCTCAGCCGTAGATGCATCTGGACGACgcaagggcagctatgcactccATGCCAATGGTGTGCGGAAGCGTGGCATGTCCATTTTGCGTGAAGTGGATGAGCAGTATCATGCATTGCTTGAGAGGTATGAGGAGCTGTTGGGAAAGTGCCGGCGCCATGAAGAGAGTCTGTGCCATGCTGAGGTGCAAACTTCACGGCCTGTCTCCAGAGACCCGTCCATGAAGGAATGTCGTGCAGCAGAGGCCACAACACAGCCAGGCACCCCACCACAAACACCCTCGACTCCTGAGGCCATGGAGGGCATCAGCCggcaggtggaggctgtggacaaGCGGCTAAGCCAGAACACACCAGAGTACAAGGCTCTATTCAAAGAGATCTTCTCACGCCTGCAAAAGACCAAGACTGACATCAACTCCACCAAAGGGAGGAAAAGTGGGAAATAG